In a genomic window of Sarcophilus harrisii chromosome 4, mSarHar1.11, whole genome shotgun sequence:
- the KRT16 gene encoding keratin, type I cytoskeletal 16, with translation MTTCSRQFTSSSSMKGSCGLGGGSSRVSILGGGSCRTPSAYGGSGFGGMSVTTSRFSSGGACGLGGGYGGGFSSSSSFGGALGSGFGGGYGSGAGFGGGLGGGFGGGFGGGYGGMDGLLAGGEKVTMQNLNDRLASYLDKVRALEEANTDLEVKIRDWYQRQRPTEDKDYSPYFRTIEELKNKILTATTDNAQTVLQIDNARLAADDFRNKYEHELVLRQTVEADINGLRRVLDELTLARTDLEMQIESLKEELVYLKKNHEEEMNALRGQTGGDVSVEMDAAPGINLSQVLSDMRDQYEQIAEKNRRDAEAWFLSKTEELNREVASNSELVQSSKTEISELRRTLQGLEIELQSQLSMKTSLENNLEETKGRYCLQLSQIQGLIGSVEEQLAQLRCEMEQQSQEYKILLDVKTRLEQEIATYRRLLEGEDAHLSSQYTSGQSSHTSQEGHSGHQIRPIIKEQTVTTTHSQSQRSKH, from the exons ATGACCACCTGCAGCAGACAATTCACCTCTTCCAGCTCCATGAAGGGCTCCTGTGGGCTTGGCGGTGGCTCCAGCCGTGTCTCTATCCTGGGTGGGGGCTCTTGCAGAACTCCTAGTGCTTATGGGGGCTCAGGCTTTGGGGGCATGTCAGTGACAACTTCCCGCTTTTCCTCTGGAGGGGCCTGTGGCCTGGGAGGAGGCTATGGCGGGGgcttcagcagcagcagcagctttggaGGAGCTCTAGGCAGTGGCTTTGGTGGAGGCTATGGAAGTGGAGCTGGTTTTGGTGGGGGCCTGGGTGGTGGCTTTGGTGGTGGCTTTGGTGGTGGCTATGGTGGTATGGACGGCCTCCTGGCTGGCGGGGAGAAGGTGACCATGCAGAACCTCAATGACCGTCTGGCCAGCTACCTGGACAAGGTGAGGGCCCTGGAGGAGGCCAACACTGACTTGGAGGTGAAGATCCGGGACTGGTACCAGAGGCAGAGGCCAACTGAGGACAAGGACTACAGCCCCTACTTCAGGACCATTGAGGAGCTCAAGAACAAG ATCCTAACAGCTACAACTGATAATGCTCAGACTGTGCTGCAGATTGACAATGCTAGACTGGCTGCTGATGACTTCAGAAACAA GTATGAACATGAGTTGGTCCTGAGACAGACTGTGGAGGCTGACATTAACGGCCTGCGCAGAGTGCTGGATGAGTTGACTCTTGCCAGGACTGACTTAGAAATGCAGATTGAAAGCTTGAAGGAAGAATTGGTCTACCTGAAGAAGAACCATGAAGAG GAGATGAACGCTCTCCGGGGCCAGACTGGTGGTGATGTCTCTGTGGAGATGGATGCTGCCCCTGGCATCAACCTCAGCCAAGTGCTGTCCGACATGCGTGATCAGTACGAGCAAATAGCAGAGAAGAATCGCCGGGATGCTGAGGCCTGGTTCTTGAGCAAG ACAGAGGAGCTCAACCGGGAAGTAGCCTCCAACAGCGAACTGGTCCAGAGCAGCAAGACTGAAATCTCTGAACTGCGCCGAACCCTTCAGGGACTGGAGATTGAACTGCAATCCCAGCTCAGCATG aAAACCTCCTTGGAAAACAACCTGGAAGAAACCAAAGGCCGCTACTGTCTCCAGCTGTCCCAGATCCAGGGGCTCATTGGCAGCGTTGAGGAGCAGCTAGCTCAGCTCCGGTGTGAGATGGAACAACAGAGCCAGGAATATAAGATCCTCCTGGACGTGAAGACCCGGCTGGAGCAGGAGATCGCCACTTACCGCCGCCTGCTGGAGGGAGAGGATGCCCA TCTTTCTTCCCAGTACACATCTGGCCAGTCCTCCCACACCTCTCAGGAAG GGCACTCTGGCCACCAGATCCGTCCCATCATCAAGGAACAGACTGTGACCACCACCCACAGCCAAAGCCAGCGCTCCAAGCACTGA